In Streptomyces sp. NBC_00344, the genomic window GGGTGAATTCGCCCTGCATCTCGAACTTTTCACCATTCGCCGTACTTCGGGCAAGCTGAAGTTCCTCGCGGGTTCCGAGTCGGGCATGAACGTCTTCGTGAATGACGTGCCGCCGGAAACCGCGGCCGAGCGACTGCGAGAGGTAGCGAGCGAGTGAGCAAGAAGTATCTGGTCACGGGCGGCGCGGGATATGTGGGCAGCATCGTCGCCGCCCATCTGCTGGAGGCCGGGCACGAGGTGACCGTGCTCGACGACCTCTCCACCGGCTTCCGCGAGGGTGTACCGGCGGGCGCCGCCTTCATCGAGGGCCGTATCCAGGACTCCGCCAGGTGGCTTGACGCCTCCTATGACGGGGTGCTGCACTTCGCGGCGTCCTCCCAGGTCGGCGAGTCGGTCGTCAACCCGGAGAAGTACTGGCTGAACAACGTGGGGGGCACCACCGCGCTGCTCGCCGCGATGCGTTCGGCCGGCGTCCGCACCCTGGTCTTCTCCTCCACCGCCGCGACCTACGGTGAGCCGGAGACCGTGCCGATCAGGGAGAGCGCGCCGACCTCCCCGACCAACCCGTACGGAGCCACCAAGCTGGCCGTCGACCACATGATCAGTGGCGAGAGCGCGGCGCACGGTCTGGCCGCCGTCTCGCTCCGCTACTTCAACGTGGCGGGTGCCTACGGGACGTACGGAGAGCGCCACGACCCCGAGTCGCATCTCATCCCGCTGGTTCTTCAGGTCGCGCAGGGCCGCCGTGACGCGATCTCGGTGTACGGGGACGACTACCCGACCCCGGACGGCACCTGCGTCCGGGACTACATCCATGTCGCGGACCTGGCCGACGCCCATCTGCTGGCCCTGGACGCCGCCGCCGCCGGTGAGCATCTGATCTGCAACCTCGGCAACGGCAGCGGTTTCTCGGTCCGTGAGGTCATCGAGACCGTCCGCAAGGTCACCGGGCACCCGGTCCCCGAGATCGCGGCCGAACGCCGCGGCGGGGATCCGGCCGTGCTCGTCGCCTCCGCCGACACCGCGCGCGAGCGGTTGGGCTGGAGCCCTTCGCGATCCGATCTGGCCGGCATCGTCTCCGATGCCTGGGCTTTCACCCAGAACGAGTTCTCTCAGAACAAGGGAGTTGCTGAGGCATGAGTTTCGAGGAGCTGTACGGATCCGCCCCCGAGGGCACCTGGGCCGCACCCGGCCGGGTGAATCTCATCGGTGAGTACACCGACTTCAACGAGGGTTTCGTGATGCCGCTCGCGCTGCCGCACACCGCGGTCGCGCAGGTCTCCCGCCGCGGCGACGGTGTGCTGAGGCTGTTCTCGGCGGACATCGACGGCGGCGTCGTCCAGCTCCGTGTCGACGAACTCGAGCCGCTCACCAACACCAGCTGGGCCGCCTACCCCGCGGGTGTCGTCTGGGCGCTCCGGGAGGCCGGCCACCCGATAACCGGGGCGGACATCCACCTCAGCTCCACCGTCCCCACCGGCGCCGGCCTCTCCTCGTCCGCGGCGCTCGAGGTCGTCACCGCGCTCGCCCTCAACGATCTCTACGAACTCGGCCTGAACTGCCAGGACCTGGCGGTTGTCGCCCAGCGCGCCGAGAACGCCTTCGTCGGTGTCCCCTGCGGGATCATGGACCAGACGGCCTCGGCCTGCTGCACCGAGGGCCACACGCTGTACCTCGACTGCCGGGACCTCTCGACCCGCCAGGTGCCCTTCGACCTGGCCGCGCAGGGGCTGCAGCTCCTGGTCGTGGACACCCGCGTGAAGCACGCGCTGGGCGACGGCGCGTACGCGGAGCGGCGTGCGGGCTGCGAGGAGGGAGCCCGGACACTCGGCGTTCCCGCCCTGCGCGATGTGCCGTACGAGGAGCTGACCGAGGCCCTCGCCCGGCTGGACGACCCCACGGTCCGGGGCTATGTCCGGCACATCGTCTCCGACAACCACCGGGTCGAGCAGACCATCACGCTGCTCGGCGCCGGTGATGTCCGCGGGGTCGGTCCTGTCCTCACCGAAGGGCACGCCTCGCTCCGCGACGACCTGCTCGTCTCCTGTGCGGAACTGGACCTGGTGGTGGAGTCCGCGAACGCCGGCGGGGCGCTGGGGGCACGGATGACGGGCGGAGGGTTCGGCGGATCCGCGATCGTCCTCGTGGAGGATGCGTACCGGGACGCGGTGTCGAAGTCGGTGACCGAGGCATTCGCGGCGGCCGGTTACGCGGAGCCCCGGATCTTCGTGGCGACGCCGTCCGCCGGGGCGCGCCGGCTGGCCTGACCGAGGGGCCCCGGGCGGTGCGCCCGAAGCCTCCGGCCTCCGCCCGCGGCCCAGTTCTGCAAATTCCCTTCCGTCCTGGCGCCCCCGCCGTACGCTGAGGAACAGCACCGGTGGGGGCCGGTGCCGATCAGGGGGCGAGGCAGTCGGCACGACGCCCCGGGGCGGGGTAGCAGTGGCTTCACGGCGGCGGCCGTGCGACGGCGGCCATCCGTCTTCCGGGCGCCGTACCCGCAACGGACCTGTCCCCTGAAGGACGCAGCGTGGGGGTTCATGTGGTTCGTATCCGGGTTCTTGTGGTCGACGACCATCGCATCTTCGCCGAGTCGCTCGCCGCGGCCCTCGCCGCCGAGCCCGATGTCGATGTCGCGGCGGCCGGCAGCGGTCCCGCCGCGCTGCGATGTCTGGACCGGGCGGCCGCCGAGGGCCGCGGATTCGATGTCATGCTGGTCGACGCCGATCTGGGCATCGCGGCGACCTGGGGGGCCCGTGCGGTCGAGGTCCCCGACAACGGGAACAACGCCCTGGTGGACGGCATCTCACTGGTGGTGGGGGTGCGGGCGGCCCGGCCCAACGTCCGGATCGTGGTGCTCGCCGAGAAGGACGAACCGCGCAGAGCCGCCCTCGCGCTGCAGGCCGGGGCGTCCGGGTGGGTGGCCAAGGACTGCTCGCTGCAACGGCTGCTCGCGGTGCTGCGGGGGGTGCTGCGGGACGAGACGCATCTGCCGCCGGCCCTGCTCACCGGTGTGCTGCGGGAGTTGACCGCGGCCCGTAAGCACCGCACCGAGAGTGAGCGGCTCGTCGAGTCGCTCACCCCTCGTGAGTGCGAGGTGCTGCGGTGCATGGTGGCCGGACTCGGCCG contains:
- the galK gene encoding galactokinase translates to MSFEELYGSAPEGTWAAPGRVNLIGEYTDFNEGFVMPLALPHTAVAQVSRRGDGVLRLFSADIDGGVVQLRVDELEPLTNTSWAAYPAGVVWALREAGHPITGADIHLSSTVPTGAGLSSSAALEVVTALALNDLYELGLNCQDLAVVAQRAENAFVGVPCGIMDQTASACCTEGHTLYLDCRDLSTRQVPFDLAAQGLQLLVVDTRVKHALGDGAYAERRAGCEEGARTLGVPALRDVPYEELTEALARLDDPTVRGYVRHIVSDNHRVEQTITLLGAGDVRGVGPVLTEGHASLRDDLLVSCAELDLVVESANAGGALGARMTGGGFGGSAIVLVEDAYRDAVSKSVTEAFAAAGYAEPRIFVATPSAGARRLA
- the galE gene encoding UDP-glucose 4-epimerase GalE, which codes for MSKKYLVTGGAGYVGSIVAAHLLEAGHEVTVLDDLSTGFREGVPAGAAFIEGRIQDSARWLDASYDGVLHFAASSQVGESVVNPEKYWLNNVGGTTALLAAMRSAGVRTLVFSSTAATYGEPETVPIRESAPTSPTNPYGATKLAVDHMISGESAAHGLAAVSLRYFNVAGAYGTYGERHDPESHLIPLVLQVAQGRRDAISVYGDDYPTPDGTCVRDYIHVADLADAHLLALDAAAAGEHLICNLGNGSGFSVREVIETVRKVTGHPVPEIAAERRGGDPAVLVASADTARERLGWSPSRSDLAGIVSDAWAFTQNEFSQNKGVAEA
- a CDS encoding response regulator transcription factor — its product is MVRIRVLVVDDHRIFAESLAAALAAEPDVDVAAAGSGPAALRCLDRAAAEGRGFDVMLVDADLGIAATWGARAVEVPDNGNNALVDGISLVVGVRAARPNVRIVVLAEKDEPRRAALALQAGASGWVAKDCSLQRLLAVLRGVLRDETHLPPALLTGVLRELTAARKHRTESERLVESLTPRECEVLRCMVAGLGRKAVAERLFLSPHTVRTHMQNVLGKLGVHSTLAAVALARRAGVGPAGLAGDVVERGGQLA